The following is a genomic window from Monomorium pharaonis isolate MP-MQ-018 unplaced genomic scaffold, ASM1337386v2 scaffold_128, whole genome shotgun sequence.
CATACCGACTATGAAACGTCATCCATTTTTGATTTGTAATATCAGACGTTTCATCAataaaaatcgtaaatttattattttgcagaatGTCAACAACACGATCGGTTTCAACTGGACATAGTacgtttgaaataattttgttacactTAGTCCGACTCATGCTCATGGCTTCTAATACTTTAGAATCTTTTCCTATCTCTTGGAAAAATGAGAGAATATCTTTTGCCGTTtgatgagaaatatttttttcggcaATAAATGCAGCGTATTTAATTTCTGCTGTTTTCTTTCGCTCATCAAACGACAAAAGCGATTCGtccgtaatattaatatcttcgtctgtttcctttctttctttatttctatctgCAGCAATTTTTAAGTGCACTGCGGAATCTGCATGACGATAAATGTGTGACAACCTAGCATCCAtgtatttttcacaaaattcgcaaaaaaataatgttttatcatgTGATGCTTCACGTAACCATGGTTTAAACAATTCAATATCTAACCATTCTTGtcgaaatttttgttttgtctgAGAAATAGTTTCATTTATATcgtcattttttgttaaagaaaatgtagctttttgcagattttCTTTGTGAGGCGTAGAATTTGCATGTCTTGAAATACGTGTATTAcaagacaaatttttcttacatacaGTGCAATGATAAAGCTCGTCATTCAATGGTACTTTGCGtatccaaaatttatattgagtATCGCTAAGCCAAGCTTCTTGAAAGCTTTgcttatttttcttctctaatGGCTCGCCCATTTTTATTGACAACAAGAAAGAAATCAAACGAAGaatcaaagaaaagaaaaaatgaaaaaaaggagaataaataagagaaaaatatataaaagtttcttaCTGATTCACAATCGAAACTTTCAACTTTCTCAATGTAACGTTGTTTGTAAAATGCACTTACGTTCAAAACGTTAACACTCAAtcgcataaaaataatacattaacacCGTGAAATCAAGTAATAAACAAATCGTGATATCGTGCTCTCCGCACACAGTCAAACGACAAACGCGGCTCGCACTCACACAATGAAGAATCAGCCGCGTGGGCCCGGCGAGCGGCGCCCGGCGCGCGGCGCAACACGTGCATTCGCGATTTTCAATTGTTTACATAGCTCTGCCGTTTCGCACATTTCGCAAGCAACCGCCATGGCGCACAGTTTGTCCCGTgagtaataaatcaatttattattctctttcttaaattatcataatgttttcttttatatcatattgtatatttcttttatattacagaATCTGAGGAAGCTGCATCTATGCAGCAAATGCTGCAACAGCTAttgcagcaacaacaacagcagcagcagcaccaAGAGGAAGTCCAACAGAAGTTGGACTTCCTTTATGGAGAGCTGCAAAAGCAGAaggagcagcagcagcagctggAGCTGGTGCAACCAGAGCAGCCAGAGCAGCCACCAGAGCAGCCACAGCAGCCAAAACGtaaagtattttacattattcgttattaatataaaaaattattttattccaataacgtgtttatttatttatttttagaaaaaagaagaggggGCGGTCGCTCGAGGGCCCGTTGGCGTGCCCAGAGGGGGATTCCACCTCGCCGAGGTGGCGGCCGAGGTGGCGGCCGAGGTGACGGCTGGCGTGGCAGCCGAGGTGGCGGCCGAGGTGACGGCTGGCGTGGCAGCCGAGGTGGCGGCCGAGGCGGCAGCCGAGGTGGTGCCCGGGGTGGTGGCCCCccatttgtaataaataaatattacaatttttcataataaatataaaatgatataaaaaatactttaaattttttaaatattcttttatattcctTTCATTATTCCtgtcctatatatatatatatatatatatatatatatgtcaattGTAGCCTTCGGGGACAATTTTTGATATGCATTGGCTGTTTTGGAGACTTCTGGTTCTTTTGGGGACTGTCctcaaagttttatatatcaattgtATGTTTTGGGGACGTCcccaaaattacaattttattggaaTTGTACATTTTGGGGACACGTTTTCTTTGGGTACATTGGGGACCGTCCCCAAAGTTTTACAAGACATATTGGCTATTTTGAGGACATTTCATCATTTACGCTGAAATTTCGCGCGAGACGAAATATAATAAGTCAAAATGAACATCACAGATTTTCTAAGGCTGAtgtcccatggagcggattacgCAGAAGCGGAAgaagcggatcaccaatcacaggaCCATTTCAacggaatatttaaaagagttctatcagaatgatcccatgattggtgatccgctcatttgcaacattgcaaaatttgacatacatacaaaactttattattttctacttaCTAAAAAACGCAACTTGCGACTTGCGATTAATGTAGAATGGGCTCAAcgcataacataaatgcataagaaatccaattggttaaatttcttatgcactttgcatatggaccaatcaatttgcttatgtacatatgttatgcgttatgcaaaagtctggGCCCTAAgaccggatctacaataggtgtagtaaagCGAAAAGCACACACtcttgcataacgcataacataactgcataagaaattcgattggttgaatttcttatgcactttgcttatggaccaatcaatttgcttatgtacatacgttatgcgttatgcaaaagtgtgtGCTTTGGCCTTAAgtcttaaagaattaaccaattatattcgattatttttctcacattcaattataattggtcagttTCTTAGAGCTTAAGGCTTATTAT
Proteins encoded in this region:
- the LOC118648018 gene encoding uncharacterized protein LOC118648018 — its product is MGEPLEKKNKQSFQEAWLSDTQYKFWIRKVPLNDELYHCTVCKKNLSCNTRISRHANSTPHKENLQKATFSLTKNDDINETISQTKQKFRQEWLDIELFKPWLREASHDKTLFFCEFCEKYMDARLSHIYRHADSAVHLKIAADRNKERKETDEDINITDESLLPKKIFLIKRQKIFSHFSKR
- the LOC118648019 gene encoding probable serine/threonine-protein kinase mps1, translating into MAHSLSQSEEAASMQQMLQQLLQQQQQQQQHQEEVQQKLDFLYGELQKQKEQQQQLELVQPEQPEQPPEQPQQPKRKKKEEGAVARGPVGVPRGGFHLAEVAAEVAAEVTAGVAAEVAAEVTAGVAAEVAAEAAAEVVPGVVAPHL